In one window of Paenarthrobacter nicotinovorans DNA:
- a CDS encoding MFS transporter, producing MNTYTAVPSGEQVVQELPWRWKVQGRIFLIGGLGFMFDAWDVTLNGILIPLLSKHWSLQPADAAWIGTANLIGMAVGAFAWGTIADTIGRKRAFTATLLIFSIFTVLGAFSPDIVWFCIFRFMAGFGLGGCIPVDYALVGEFTPRKQRGRVLTAMDGWWPVGAALCGFVSAWLVAAYGDWRLTMLIMVLPALLVFWIRRSVPESPLFLIRKGRRAEAAAVIDGLVDATGAEPRAYSLPEPQAAPRLSAGSAWTQLQRIWQFNWKITTAAWALFFSILLVYYLSLTWMPRILIGAGFEEYKAFVTTAGMAAVGLLGVVVAAVLVERVGRKWILAITGPLSALTLVIVAFVVDVPSAAVFWLLVFGFVVQVAIPVLYAYVSELYPTELRGSGFGWASTFSRIGAGFGPLVFASFFWPEFGLATSFALAGGLVLLSVLWMAFFAPETKQQILD from the coding sequence ATGAATACATACACAGCCGTGCCCAGCGGCGAACAAGTAGTGCAGGAACTGCCGTGGCGGTGGAAGGTTCAAGGCAGGATTTTCCTGATCGGTGGCCTCGGGTTCATGTTCGATGCCTGGGACGTCACGCTCAACGGCATCCTGATCCCCCTGCTGTCCAAGCACTGGTCGCTGCAGCCGGCCGACGCTGCGTGGATCGGTACCGCCAACCTGATCGGCATGGCCGTGGGTGCGTTTGCCTGGGGCACTATCGCCGACACCATTGGGCGGAAGAGGGCTTTCACCGCCACCCTCCTGATCTTCAGCATCTTCACCGTTCTGGGTGCGTTCTCGCCGGACATCGTATGGTTCTGCATCTTCCGCTTCATGGCCGGCTTCGGCCTTGGCGGCTGCATTCCCGTGGACTATGCGTTGGTGGGTGAGTTCACGCCGCGCAAGCAACGTGGCCGGGTACTGACAGCCATGGACGGTTGGTGGCCGGTGGGCGCTGCCCTGTGCGGGTTCGTATCGGCCTGGCTGGTTGCGGCTTACGGCGACTGGCGGCTCACCATGCTGATCATGGTGCTCCCCGCGTTGCTGGTTTTCTGGATCCGGCGCAGTGTTCCGGAGTCTCCTCTGTTCTTGATCCGAAAGGGCCGGCGGGCCGAGGCAGCGGCCGTCATCGATGGGCTGGTGGACGCGACCGGGGCTGAGCCGCGGGCTTACAGCCTGCCCGAACCCCAAGCCGCTCCCAGGCTCTCGGCGGGTTCCGCGTGGACCCAGTTGCAGCGGATCTGGCAGTTCAACTGGAAGATCACGACGGCTGCCTGGGCTTTGTTCTTCAGCATTCTGCTGGTCTACTACTTGTCTCTGACCTGGATGCCGCGCATTCTCATCGGCGCGGGGTTTGAGGAGTACAAGGCGTTCGTGACCACGGCGGGAATGGCCGCCGTCGGGCTTTTGGGCGTCGTGGTGGCCGCAGTCCTGGTGGAGCGTGTGGGACGCAAGTGGATCCTCGCCATCACCGGTCCGCTGTCCGCGTTGACGCTGGTGATTGTGGCGTTCGTGGTGGATGTGCCTTCCGCGGCCGTGTTCTGGCTGCTGGTGTTCGGCTTTGTGGTGCAGGTGGCCATCCCGGTCCTGTACGCCTATGTTTCCGAGCTGTATCCGACGGAGCTGCGTGGCTCCGGCTTCGGCTGGGCTTCTACGTTTTCCCGCATCGGCGCCGGATTCGGCCCATTGGTGTTTGCTTCCTTCTTCTGGCCGGAGTTCGGGTTGGCGACGTCGTTCGCGCTGGCGGGTGGGCTGGTGCTGCTCTCGGTGCTCTGGATGGCGTTCTTCGCCCCGGAAACCAAGCAGCAGATCCTCGACTAG